AACACACTGATCATCTACGCATTAATATGACATCGATATGACATACGCAACCCGTATTCAAATGAATTGCATTTCACGGCCATGACACTGGTAGCATGAACTATTTATTGATATGTTTCTCCCTCAtccgatgatgatgatgtttctCCTTCCTCCGAGCATCACACCCATGAAAAGATGATACGAAACAAATGGTTGGATGGAAAGAATGTTTACATTTGGGATACCATTATATCATTGTAAGCATCAGCTGGAACTGCTTAACGAAACCCACCTGCCGGACAATTTGAATTGGTCGTGTTGGCCGATTGCCACGAGTTAAGTTTCGAGACAAGATCGATCATGTCGTTCGTACATTTGATTAACCTTTGGGTTGCCTGCAAATACGGCATTGTTGTACGCAACTTGTGGATCCAGTCGACGTGAACTCATGCGCATGCCATGCCATGTCGTTCCCATAATGAAAGAAAATTTGAATCATTATCCATCCTTTTcttctaatatatataataacgGATGGGCATATTTTTTTCTAGAATTGTAATATACTAGTAGGCATGTGACCAGCGATgtttccaaaaataaaaaaagagagctAAGAGCCGATGAATTTTAACGAAGATCTCGAAGGTAATATAAATCTATCGAATAGCCTTCAAAGCATGCTAATCAACCTCATGAACATATTTATAGTTTAGAAATTTATATGATGGATATGATGGGTAGATATGATCGATCAGTATCAATGCATGGATATGATGGATAGATATGATCGATCAGTATTtacttatttaaaaataaaataaaataaagataaaattGGAACTTAGAACCTTACATAAACTATGGATCAAAATCTTTATAAATTAAACTAACTAATatattcaaaatatatcaattaaaattttaaattcttagTCTTTGATAAATATATTTGATACATCATCACAGTACTAATATAAGATGTACCGATCATATACTTATTCCAACATTGCATAAAGTAGGAATAGTCAGCGTGTCATTGCGTGATAGTATTGCGACCTCGTAGTCATGACGTGATCAATCCTCCTACTTGTAGTATACAAATATTCTTTTGTTTGTTTTCCTTTTCTATCTTAAGTCGAAACAAAATAGTCGCCTAAACTACTACACATAAAATATACATTCAAAATATTTCACTTGACATTTTAAACCCTTactatttaataaatatatcataCGTGTGACTAGTCAGCATATCCACGTTTGACTTCAATGAGCCTTTTGGTCATCTCCGTGATAGTCTGGCGATCTCGTAGTCATGATCAAGCAACGTGAGCAATCCTCCTACTTGTAGTATACAAGTATtcctttgttttgttttctttttctatcttctGTGAAAACAAAATAGTTGCCTAAACTGCTACACATAAAGTATGCATTGCAAGAAAAATATGACACAATAAATCTAGAGCTCTTAATCTTCTCGCCAATGGCATGCATGCATCAAGACATTTGAACTTTGCGTACCTCTGCGCTAAGATATTCGGTGCTTCGACGCATATAAATCTCATCCCAACGATTACTCCCTTATCAATTTGATCCGGGTTTATAGAGCTCCTCCATTATCGCCTCCCTCATCATCATCTCTCTTTGTAAGGATGGGATTCACCAAGGGAGTGGTGCAGCAGCTGAgccccgaggaggaggaggaggcacgcTTGCTCGCCATGAGGCTGGTGACGGGATCCTGCCTCCCAATGATTCTCAATGTGGCCATCGAGCTCGAGCTCCTCGAGATCATCGTCAAGGCTGGCCCCGGCGCCAAGCTGAGTCCCGACGACATCGCCACCCAGCTGCCCACCGAGAACCCACAGGCGGCCGATATGGTAGACCGGATCCTCCGCCTGCTCGCCGCCAACGGCGTCGTCAGTTGCTCTGTGGAATCCGGCGACGATGGGCGCCCCTCGTGCAAGTACGGGGCCACGCCTGTCTGCAAGTACCTGACCAAGAACGAGGACGGCGTGTCCATGGCCGCTTTCTGCTTGATGGTCCACGACAAGGTCACCATGGAGAGCTGGTAGTCGACGGAGCCAACAACGTCTACTCTTACTCGTTTCTTCTCGCACTAAAAAGTTGGCCGAAGGATTAATCAGCTTATTGGTTTTGCCTCCACAACGATCGCAGGTACTACCTGAAGGATGCGGTGTTGGAGGGGGGCATCCCATTCGAGAAGGCCCACGGCATGACGGCGTTCGAGCACCACGGCGGCGATCCACGGTTCAACAAGCTGTTCAACGACAGCATGAGGAACCACTCCACCATCTTGATCAAGCAACTGCTGGAGACCTACCGCGGCTTCGACGACGTCAAGGTGCTCGTCGACGTCGGCGGCGGGACCGGCGCCACGCTCCACATGATCACCTCCAGGCACCCGCACATCAAGGGCGTCAACTTCGACCTCCCTCTTGTCATCGCCAGCGCAACGACCAACCCAGGTTCGCCATTTATATCAGACATTCGTCACTGTCATAGTGCCTACCTCTTACAACGAAGCAAAAGAATTCATAAACTTGGGATGCGTTGGCTCCATGCAGATGTAGAGCACGTCAGCGGCGACATGTTTGAGAGCATTCCGGGTGGAGGAGACGCCATTTTCATGAAGGtcaacatttagattttttccttACTCATTTAATGTTTGAGGTTTTGGTTAGGCAGCATGTCGAACTTATCAAAAAAATTTGAAGGTTATTAATGAAAGATACCACTCTTCAAACTACTCGAGACATATCAATCAACCAAATGAAAAGGGTAAATCAAGCGGGACAAACAATCAAAAAGAATGAAGGAAAAATATTTACACTTTAAGATCGAGGAGATGGAGTCAAAGAAAAAGCACACAAGGCACAAATATCGTCCTCCGCTTCCTCATAGGGTGGAGACGCGGAGTTATGCATCTATTCGCAACAAGTTTGACAACTCATTAGTCTTTATCGACGTTATTTTGCAGTGGATTCTTCACGACTGGACTGATGAGCAGTGCGCGAGAATACTAAAGAACTGTTGGAAGGCTTTGCCGGAGGAAGGGAAGGTTATAGTAGTGGAATACTTGCTTCCCGTGATTCCGGAGCCCGATTCCAGATCGCAAGGTATTTTTCCCTTGGACATCGGGATGATGATACACACTGGAGGGAGAGAGAGGACGCAGGAAGAGTTTGAGGCAATGGCGAAGGAAGCAGGGTTTACAGGGTTCAAGGCCACCTACATATCTCTCTATTCTTGGGTTATGGAGTTCACAAAGTAGATAAAAGAATGATCTATGTCATGTGCTGCTGTAGTAGAGTAGAAGGTATACATGCCTTATGTATTGCTTTCAGCTCCCTGCTGCTATAGTAAGCCACCACGAGGTCGAGAGACCTCCGAATGGACTTTGCTACGCTTTGAAATCAGACTTTGCGACAGTGCTGTAATAAGATTCTAaaagttatatgtttatgaaGGTTTTGCTCGTATGTTGTTGGAAAAAGTTCACATTTCAAACAGAGATTTGAATAGGATTTATAATAGTTCTACATGACCTAACCATCATATAAAGTCAGcttataatttaataattattttttaaattttattagacTGTAATCAAATTTTCTCGAGCTCAAATAGCAGTGGTAAAGCGGAATAAATTCTTTTTGTTTGGTCTTATCCTACAAGTGTTAACATTATAGGAGGGATAAGAAAAAATATTCTCGAAATGGTTTTAATCAGTTTTGCTCAAACTCAAATAGcatttaagaaaaagaaaaaatttattgGAGGGATAAGTGTAATTATCTGACAAAATTAAAATTCTTCCATATGCTGAGTTCATAAACAATCCAATATCATATAAGGCTGTATCCAATATTCATAACTAAATTTTGTTCAAGATCTAATTTCACATGTACAATATATAATAGGTTTTGCATAGAACGACTCACTCCTTTCTTATATAAACAATAAGTTTCAATACtcacacttttttttttataagaaaagTGTACGTAATCCTTCATAAGAAAATAAGTTCGAATCATAgtcaatatattttaaaaaaaaatatgattactATCTTTAGGTATATAACTATAAACTgtaaggatatctaaaatagtatcatcatatctcatcacataattatttgaaatatattctcttaaatcttataatcatttgtgtcattttaaatattattttttaaatatcatttggaattaattctttaatataattttatcagtTATTAATCTATACCATTTTGACGACTACaaaactaatataataatataaactatagtttaaaatattctataaatgataTGACCTTCATTATAATTTAAATATCATAAGTCTATCACCCCAGGTCATCTTGGAAGCTATCAATTAGATAAAACTTAgagatataaattaaaataatattcattagatttttttaatttaatttatgtctaaacagttcaataataaaataataaccataataattattgaacattaatcagtagaaaaaaaactcatgataattgtaatcatgaaatataaatcatacattcatatgaaaaataaatatttttataatttaaatatatatatagataattaaataaatatccaagaacaataattggattctATTTATCATATGTTAAATTTTAGTCAATAAGAaacatgagaaaactataaaaggaaACTATAACTTCTATAGTTTTTTCTTACGTGCAATCCTTATACCAAACAATCTTATTTAATTGATCGATATATTAACTCTGACTAATTTGACTTTGTCCACACCACCTATCCTTACAAGCAAAAGACAGACAATTGAGCGACATAGGAGATAATGTTAGAAAATATTCATTTGTGAGAAGAAATTGAAGAAAAGACTAAAATATTAATACCACGTTGATAAATATTGAGAAAGTCGAGTAacaaatatttaaatctaactcataatttaattatttaattttttagatcGAATCGATGCCTAACTCAATATATATTAACTTTGAATAATTTGAGTTACATATTTCATCGATGAAATAATTTTAGTTCATCGATTGTCACATTGGGAAGCATATCTCTCTCTGCTAAGTAGTCGAGCATTCCGATCCAACAGATCTTATCAGAAGTTTATTTAGCACACCAAATAAAAGTTTCCATCAAGAACAGAATCTTGAAGCATACCAAATAAAAAGTATTCATCAAGAAGATAATATTGAAGCACAATAATCAAGCCACATTGCTAAGTAGTAGAGCATTTCGATCCAACGGGTCTTATCGGAAGTTTATTTAACTTACTAAATAAAAGTTTCTATCAAGAACAGAATCTTGAAGCACAACAATCAAGCCGAGAGTTCAAATTCCCTAGTCTACTTTGTGAATTCCATGATGCATGTCCCAGCGAACATAGGAAGAGCTTTGAATCCGGAAAACCCGGCATCCATTGCCAGGGCCTGGAACTCCTGCTCCGTTCTCTCTTTGCCCCCGATGTTGTAGGTCGACATGCAGATATCTAACTGGTAGATGTACTGGTCTCTCGGAGTCGCCTCTGGAACTACTGGAAGAATGCATTCCATCACGATCACCTTCCCCTTTTCAGGAAGAGCCTTCCAACAATTCTTCAGTAATTTCGCGCAATGCTCATCGGTCCAATCGTGAAGAATCCACTGCGTTTCCATAATAACATACGATAAGTCGGAATAATCTCACTATAATCATCATTCAAAAGATAAACAATTGATATCCCCGATTGATTTCTCTCTTAATTTAAAGGTTCGATGAATTAAGAAAATGTCTTATACGGAATCAGAATCAATTTTCGTCGACATGGATTTTTTTGGGTTGCAATAgttattgatagaagataaaattttcgaaaaaatctctctattctattgaagAAAAATCTTCtattttttcaataaaactttcaataatatgttaatgtattaaagtattttttattttttcaataaaatttcttCGGTACTTATTCTTTATCATCTATTCTTTTCATCAGAGTCTTCGTCGATGTTGATGCACTGCTGCAATCAATCGAGATCATAGGTGGTTGAAGTGGGACTGTCCATGGTCCCTAATTTATTGGCAGAGACATGTGATTGATGCAGAAGCCAAAAGAAAAATAGTGGTAGCATGTTTCACACAGtgatcaaaatatcaaaattgatcaaaTGATTTTGCTACTTTTATAACTTCATAACATAATAGCTGGTCATATAAAtacattttttatcaaaatatttggtaatatatattaaaaaaagataagACTACAACTGTAAAATTGAGTAGAGTTTTAAGTGTAGTTACTTATGTTTGATTTAATAGCACGGAATGAACCCAAGTCACTGATTAAGGTGTTTTTTGCGATATTTTAGGTTAGTATGTGAGTCTCAAATTGTAGGAAAGAGATTGGAAATCATGTCAATCTCGTACAGTTGAAATTGACTTGTGGGTCAACAGGATGGCTGATTGGGTTGCTTTCCACAGGGTCGGTCAGGTGGGGTTTGGCGCTCTGCACTGCACAGGGTTGGTCATGTTGGATTTACCTCTTTGGTCGGGCGTCGTTAGCGATTTTGCTCTCAAGATTCATGATAAGAACTTGTCGGTGTCATGATCTTTTTCCCAGGTAAAGGGTCTACAACTTCCTGTCGTCTTACCTTGACAAACCAAATTAAAATTATTGTAGTGATCAGAAGAGTTCATCCTTACCTTGAGGAAAATGGCATCTCCACTGGGAACAGCTTCAA
This Musa acuminata AAA Group cultivar baxijiao chromosome BXJ1-2, Cavendish_Baxijiao_AAA, whole genome shotgun sequence DNA region includes the following protein-coding sequences:
- the LOC103971934 gene encoding caffeic acid 3-O-methyltransferase; this encodes MGFTKGVVQQLSPEEEEEARLLAMRLVTGSCLPMILNVAIELELLEIIVKAGPGAKLSPDDIATQLPTENPQAADMVDRILRLLAANGVVSCSVESGDDGRPSCKYGATPVCKYLTKNEDGVSMAAFCLMVHDKVTMESWYYLKDAVLEGGIPFEKAHGMTAFEHHGGDPRFNKLFNDSMRNHSTILIKQLLETYRGFDDVKVLVDVGGGTGATLHMITSRHPHIKGVNFDLPLVIASATTNPDVEHVSGDMFESIPGGGDAIFMKWILHDWTDEQCARILKNCWKALPEEGKVIVVEYLLPVIPEPDSRSQGIFPLDIGMMIHTGGRERTQEEFEAMAKEAGFTGFKATYISLYSWVMEFTK